A genomic stretch from Bradyrhizobium sp. 195 includes:
- a CDS encoding acyltransferase — protein MTFPTPKKNRSLVLATVLRVREGLVALRLWFLRNIVKMDIQPTVKISLRANLDLTNPSGVHIDHGTYIAFHAVVLTHDMSRLIMTDTYIGKNCFIGAYSIILPGIRIGDECVVGSGSVVTADVPSHSVVAGNPAKIIHSGIRTGKWGIREGAYIHAQAVEVVPQPEAAPKGRRPTTYAP, from the coding sequence GTGACGTTTCCCACTCCTAAGAAGAACCGCAGTCTGGTGCTTGCGACCGTATTACGTGTGCGAGAGGGACTCGTCGCTTTACGACTATGGTTCCTCCGCAACATCGTCAAAATGGACATCCAACCCACGGTCAAAATATCGCTGAGGGCGAACTTGGATCTGACGAACCCGAGTGGTGTGCATATTGACCACGGGACCTATATCGCCTTCCATGCCGTTGTTCTGACACATGACATGTCGCGCTTGATCATGACTGACACTTACATCGGAAAGAATTGCTTCATTGGCGCTTACTCGATCATCTTGCCGGGGATTCGAATCGGAGATGAGTGCGTCGTGGGTAGCGGATCGGTAGTGACCGCGGATGTCCCTTCACATTCCGTCGTCGCTGGAAATCCAGCGAAAATAATCCATTCGGGAATTCGAACCGGCAAATGGGGCATTCGGGAAGGTGCCTATATACACGCGCAGGCTGTGGAGGTTGTGCCTCAGCCGGAGGCAGCACCGAAAGGTAGAAGGCCAACGACTTATGCGCCGTGA
- a CDS encoding glycosyltransferase family 4 protein produces MDDDVPDADVVLATYWKTAPGVAALSHRKGAKAILLQGYETSPGQWERAIDAAWRLPLHKIVVSKWLMDLARDRFDDENVHLISNSVDAEQFHAAARGKQERPTVGMLYSTLHLRGVDVSLAAIEKLKKQMGNLRVVAFGAEPVSPRLPLPEGVEFHYRPPQSELRLLYGQCDVWLCGSRREGFHLPMLEAMACRCPVVSTRMGGATDVVKDGVNGFLVEVENPTKLAEQLSRVLSLSDTNWRGMSEAALATAISYTWDDATDLLESALRDIIRDAAPPSGAGRLSVGEHAGAPTAPSQRGTQHAALRGAAADHALREAGCDVSHS; encoded by the coding sequence ATGGATGACGACGTGCCCGATGCAGACGTGGTCTTGGCGACGTATTGGAAAACCGCGCCGGGAGTGGCCGCGCTGTCGCATCGCAAAGGGGCAAAGGCAATTCTGTTGCAGGGGTACGAGACCTCTCCAGGGCAGTGGGAACGCGCCATCGATGCAGCTTGGCGGCTACCCTTGCATAAGATCGTAGTCTCCAAATGGTTGATGGATCTCGCGCGGGATAGATTTGACGATGAGAACGTACACCTGATTTCCAACAGCGTTGATGCCGAACAATTCCATGCTGCGGCACGGGGCAAGCAGGAGAGGCCAACCGTGGGCATGCTCTATTCAACTCTACACCTGAGGGGAGTTGATGTGAGCCTGGCGGCGATCGAGAAGCTGAAAAAGCAAATGGGCAATCTGCGCGTCGTGGCTTTCGGGGCCGAGCCGGTGTCGCCCCGTCTTCCCCTGCCGGAGGGGGTCGAGTTTCACTATCGCCCGCCCCAGAGCGAACTTCGACTGCTCTACGGCCAGTGCGATGTGTGGCTGTGCGGCAGCCGGCGCGAAGGATTTCACCTTCCGATGCTAGAGGCAATGGCGTGTAGATGTCCGGTCGTTTCAACGCGCATGGGTGGGGCGACAGACGTTGTGAAAGACGGCGTCAACGGCTTTCTGGTTGAGGTGGAAAACCCGACGAAACTTGCTGAGCAGTTGAGTAGGGTGTTGAGCCTAAGCGACACGAACTGGCGGGGCATGTCCGAAGCCGCATTAGCCACGGCTATCAGCTATACTTGGGACGACGCGACTGATCTGTTGGAAAGCGCTCTTCGCGACATTATCCGCGATGCTGCGCCTCCCTCCGGAGCCGGCCGTTTATCCGTCGGCGAACATGCAGGCGCGCCGACTGCGCCCTCCCAGAGAGGGACGCAACATGCAGCCCTTCGGGGCGCCGCGGCTGATCATGCTTTGAGGGAGGCTGGATGTGACGTTTCCCACTCCTAA
- a CDS encoding UDP-N-acetylglucosamine--LPS N-acetylglucosamine transferase, whose amino-acid sequence MLRSIVLHNDERCSLEQSGHRPKLLAVSSGGGHWVQLLRIKEAFEGCEVVFVTVHESYRTQVPGHKFYVVNDANRWTKIRLVKAAQGLARIIWSERPDVVISTGAAPGYLALRLGRMMGARTIWLDSVANVEELSMSGFRIGRCADLWLTQWPHLARPEGPYYGGSVL is encoded by the coding sequence ATGCTTCGAAGTATCGTGCTGCACAATGACGAGAGGTGCTCGCTAGAGCAGTCTGGCCATCGTCCAAAATTGCTGGCTGTCTCTTCGGGCGGAGGCCACTGGGTACAGCTCTTGCGCATCAAGGAAGCGTTCGAAGGCTGTGAAGTCGTTTTCGTTACCGTCCACGAGTCGTATCGCACGCAGGTGCCTGGTCATAAATTCTATGTAGTCAATGATGCGAATCGCTGGACGAAGATCAGGCTTGTAAAAGCCGCGCAAGGCCTCGCCCGGATCATTTGGAGTGAGAGGCCAGATGTCGTCATTTCTACGGGCGCCGCTCCAGGATATTTAGCGCTCCGGCTCGGAAGAATGATGGGTGCTCGAACCATCTGGCTCGACAGCGTCGCTAACGTCGAAGAGCTTTCAATGTCGGGATTTAGAATCGGCCGCTGCGCCGACCTCTGGCTAACTCAGTGGCCCCACTTGGCGCGGCCCGAAGGCCCCTACTACGGAGGCTCCGTCTTATGA
- a CDS encoding glycosyltransferase yields MIFVTVGTQGQFDRLIRTIDGWADVHGRTDVFAQTGPSEYYAAHIRAKPFVDPAEFRQCVESASLVVAHAGMGSIITALELGKRIIVMPRRASLGEHRNDHQVATARRFAEQGRIIVAFDEQELVDKLDQLEFASSAERLSAEAPSHLIDTIRTFIETGHARVENRAPVGGGM; encoded by the coding sequence ATGATCTTCGTGACGGTTGGAACGCAGGGACAGTTTGACCGCTTGATCCGGACGATTGACGGTTGGGCGGATGTGCATGGAAGGACCGATGTCTTCGCTCAGACCGGCCCATCAGAGTACTATGCCGCGCACATCCGCGCCAAACCGTTTGTTGATCCTGCCGAGTTTCGGCAATGCGTGGAATCGGCAAGCCTTGTCGTAGCACATGCCGGCATGGGCTCGATAATTACGGCTCTCGAACTGGGAAAACGGATCATAGTTATGCCTCGCCGAGCGAGCTTAGGGGAGCACCGGAACGACCATCAGGTCGCAACAGCTAGAAGGTTCGCCGAACAAGGCCGCATTATAGTTGCATTCGACGAACAGGAGTTGGTCGATAAGCTGGATCAGCTCGAGTTCGCTAGCTCGGCTGAACGACTTAGCGCAGAAGCACCATCGCATCTGATCGACACCATTCGGACATTTATCGAGACGGGACATGCTCGCGTCGAGAATAGAGCACCCGTCGGAGGGGGTATGTGA
- a CDS encoding glycosyltransferase family 2 protein — MVKVDIVVPCYNYARFLEACVGSILRQSVRDLRVLIIDDASSDDTLSIARKLAEADCRISIISHPQNQGHIRTYNEGIAWASAEYFLLLSADDLLTPGSLARAIEVMDRDSEVVLTHGKAVVWQDSLPFPRIDVEKNYEFARQDLIQDMCTTGVNFVSTPTAVVRTCAQKAVGGYEESLPHSADMEMWLRLAAYGAVVRIDGVQAIYRSHPSSMSNSHWTATLLDCQQRKKAFDSFFQAHPKISRSLSVRANRMLAARAFQGGTNLVRRGQIRSGLPLLRWSMNLDPRLQYVPPVWKFLKIPGPVGRKWAMSVIKEATGRLIARS; from the coding sequence ATGGTGAAGGTTGACATAGTTGTTCCGTGTTACAACTACGCACGTTTTCTTGAAGCGTGCGTCGGCAGCATCCTGCGCCAATCCGTCCGGGATCTGCGGGTGCTAATCATCGACGATGCCTCGTCGGATGATACTCTTTCCATAGCCCGTAAACTCGCCGAAGCTGATTGTCGCATCTCGATCATCTCTCATCCGCAGAACCAGGGCCATATTCGTACGTATAATGAGGGCATTGCGTGGGCTTCGGCCGAATACTTTCTCCTACTGTCAGCAGACGATTTATTGACGCCAGGTTCGCTCGCGCGTGCGATCGAAGTGATGGATCGTGACTCGGAGGTCGTGCTTACGCATGGAAAGGCCGTTGTTTGGCAGGACAGTCTTCCATTTCCTCGGATTGACGTGGAGAAAAATTACGAGTTCGCGCGACAGGATCTGATTCAGGATATGTGCACGACCGGGGTCAATTTCGTATCTACGCCAACGGCCGTAGTGCGAACTTGCGCCCAGAAGGCCGTTGGCGGATATGAAGAATCGCTACCCCACAGCGCCGACATGGAGATGTGGCTCCGCTTGGCGGCTTATGGTGCGGTCGTCCGCATCGATGGGGTACAAGCAATTTATAGAAGTCACCCATCTTCCATGTCCAACTCGCATTGGACCGCGACGTTGTTGGATTGTCAGCAGCGCAAGAAAGCGTTCGATTCGTTTTTCCAAGCGCATCCGAAAATATCGCGGAGTCTATCGGTGCGGGCTAACCGGATGCTGGCCGCGAGGGCGTTTCAGGGGGGCACGAACCTTGTGCGGCGGGGGCAAATTAGAAGCGGTCTTCCGCTTCTTCGCTGGTCAATGAATCTCGACCCTCGGCTGCAGTATGTACCGCCAGTATGGAAGTTCTTAAAAATTCCCGGACCCGTGGGTCGCAAGTGGGCAATGTCGGTCATCAAAGAAGCAACGGGGAGGTTGATTGCGCGGAGCTAG
- a CDS encoding glycosyltransferase family 4 protein, protein MVATPFLDVGGLDRVAALLARGLPLHGIETTIVHTATDERRHSGTGDALHLDGVRVVELSAHDGQRWFKANRPDVISMHGAPDWLVAQAAESDIPIIETLHGAHSFFNRETWSGEQLRSEKIAGFVAVSELVRRQYMKANPSCLSNRIVTIPNGVDNQHISFRDRARAREWLGLRDEFLFVSLARYDMQKNTFGLVRAFSDVALACPGAHLLVAGRVDDINYFEQVRRLRDGLPSASRINLRGNCPDASNVLAAADAFVLDSFFEGWSLASMEALFAGLPVVMSEVGGAREQVGENGSRGFVVGNPLGDPEAVDWHSISRARFQRQVNHNALVEALCTVYADRDRWRKARDDLRAESTLRFSADVCLQRHAEVLRRAAARERLLSLASFPESVTNAGTRRPTPTGTAAVC, encoded by the coding sequence GTGGTCGCAACACCATTCCTGGATGTCGGAGGACTGGACAGAGTCGCGGCTCTTTTGGCTCGAGGCCTGCCATTACACGGCATCGAAACTACAATTGTGCATACTGCCACTGATGAACGTCGTCACAGCGGAACGGGCGATGCGCTGCACCTCGACGGTGTCCGGGTCGTCGAACTCTCAGCCCATGACGGTCAACGATGGTTTAAGGCGAACCGTCCGGATGTCATTAGCATGCACGGGGCACCCGACTGGTTGGTCGCCCAGGCCGCTGAATCCGACATTCCGATCATCGAGACGTTGCACGGCGCTCATTCGTTCTTCAATCGTGAGACGTGGTCAGGCGAGCAGTTGCGAAGCGAGAAGATCGCCGGTTTCGTCGCTGTTAGCGAACTTGTCCGGCGGCAGTATATGAAGGCAAACCCGAGCTGTCTATCCAACCGTATTGTTACCATCCCCAATGGCGTCGATAACCAGCACATTAGTTTTCGTGATCGAGCGCGAGCGCGCGAATGGCTAGGTTTGCGCGACGAGTTCCTCTTCGTCTCGCTTGCGAGATATGACATGCAGAAGAACACGTTCGGGCTGGTTAGGGCGTTTTCCGATGTCGCGCTCGCCTGCCCCGGCGCGCATCTCTTGGTTGCGGGTCGTGTCGACGACATAAATTACTTCGAGCAGGTGCGACGACTCCGCGATGGGTTACCGAGCGCCAGCCGGATAAATTTGCGTGGAAACTGTCCTGATGCGTCCAACGTATTGGCAGCAGCAGACGCGTTCGTCCTTGACTCTTTTTTTGAAGGTTGGTCCTTGGCCTCTATGGAGGCGCTCTTCGCTGGACTTCCTGTTGTCATGAGCGAGGTGGGTGGCGCACGGGAGCAGGTGGGCGAAAACGGAAGCCGAGGATTTGTTGTAGGAAATCCGTTGGGTGATCCAGAGGCAGTGGACTGGCACAGCATATCGCGAGCGCGGTTTCAACGACAAGTAAATCATAATGCGCTGGTTGAAGCTCTATGCACCGTCTATGCGGATCGCGACCGCTGGCGGAAGGCGCGCGATGATTTGCGCGCGGAATCCACGCTACGGTTCTCCGCGGACGTTTGCCTCCAGCGTCACGCCGAGGTTCTGAGGCGGGCAGCTGCTCGAGAGCGCCTGCTTTCTCTCGCTTCATTCCCTGAGTCAGTCACTAACGCAGGCACTCGCCGCCCAACTCCGACGGGTACGGCGGCCGTTTGTTGA
- a CDS encoding glycosyltransferase family 2 protein, translated as MDVSVIVVTHNTRQMTIECIRSILEQTTHVKYELIVFDSASTDGSSEAIRERFPTVKLISSAENVGFGKANNIAATVAQGRRLLLINPDTVVLDRAIDRLNEFASATPESRIWGGRTIFADGSLNPASCWKYATLWSVFCWAVGLNLLKSSMLFNPEGYPHWKRDSVRSVDIVSGCFFLIDRALWQELGGFDPVFFMYAEEADLCIRAQKLGARPQITPTATIIHYGGASYPQKSEFRIQMLAGRVTLMDRHWSSVSRKIGRQLYLLMPLTRWLTYEAAAALLRKADYRKNGLEWYGVWRNRWRWINGWTEAAVTAAATENSRRGRQPG; from the coding sequence ATGGATGTCAGTGTTATTGTCGTCACGCACAACACTCGCCAGATGACGATTGAATGTATCCGTTCCATACTTGAGCAAACTACTCACGTGAAATACGAGTTGATAGTGTTTGATAGTGCATCAACTGATGGCTCTTCTGAAGCGATCCGAGAACGGTTTCCGACAGTCAAGCTTATTAGCTCGGCAGAGAATGTTGGTTTCGGGAAGGCCAACAATATCGCAGCAACAGTTGCGCAGGGCCGCAGGCTATTGCTCATCAATCCGGATACTGTGGTCCTGGACCGCGCGATCGATCGTCTGAATGAATTTGCCAGCGCAACTCCCGAGTCTCGCATATGGGGAGGGCGAACAATCTTCGCCGATGGATCGCTGAACCCGGCATCATGCTGGAAGTATGCGACGTTGTGGAGTGTCTTTTGTTGGGCTGTTGGATTGAACTTGCTTAAGAGCAGCATGCTTTTTAACCCAGAAGGTTATCCTCATTGGAAACGTGATTCGGTTCGATCGGTTGACATAGTATCTGGTTGTTTCTTCCTGATCGATCGAGCTCTCTGGCAGGAGCTTGGCGGCTTCGACCCGGTTTTCTTCATGTATGCGGAGGAGGCCGATCTATGCATTCGGGCGCAAAAACTTGGTGCGCGACCGCAGATAACTCCCACTGCAACAATCATACATTACGGTGGGGCTTCGTATCCTCAGAAGAGCGAGTTCCGAATTCAGATGCTGGCCGGTCGCGTGACCCTAATGGATCGACACTGGTCGTCTGTTTCCCGAAAAATCGGGAGGCAGTTGTATTTGCTGATGCCCTTAACACGGTGGCTGACCTATGAAGCGGCCGCAGCCCTCCTGCGGAAAGCGGATTATCGAAAGAATGGCCTCGAGTGGTACGGGGTGTGGCGGAACCGGTGGCGCTGGATAAATGGATGGACGGAGGCTGCCGTAACTGCGGCGGCCACTGAAAACTCTAGACGCGGAAGGCAGCCTGGTTGA
- a CDS encoding Gfo/Idh/MocA family protein, with amino-acid sequence MSRRLIRVAVVGYGYWGPNLVRNFANTDGCELVAVSDLQPSRLASCARLHPSATTTTRVRDVIESSNIDAVAIATPAHTHFEIAMAALRAGKHVLVEKPLARTSDQVGRLIEEAQRRNLILMVDHTFVYTPAVQKIRQLICEDALGEILYYNSNRASLGLFQDDVNVIWDLAVHDVSIIQHILKKAPVAVSATGATHVHGTPENMAHVTLFFENSCVAHINVNWLSPIKVRQIFIGGSRKMIVYDDLEPTEKIKVYDKGITVDRSAQAAHQLRIGYRAGDMWAPHLGASEALSIEAQHFIDSIHEGSSPITSGTTGLQVVQILEAASRSIVAQGNPVRLNSLGKAKALAG; translated from the coding sequence ATGTCAAGGCGATTAATCAGGGTCGCGGTGGTAGGATACGGCTATTGGGGACCCAATCTTGTGCGCAACTTTGCGAACACTGACGGCTGCGAGCTTGTGGCTGTTAGTGATCTCCAGCCTTCAAGGCTCGCATCATGCGCGCGCCTGCACCCGAGTGCGACGACCACGACCAGAGTTCGTGACGTGATCGAGAGCTCGAACATCGATGCCGTCGCTATTGCAACTCCCGCGCATACCCATTTCGAGATTGCTATGGCGGCCCTCAGAGCAGGAAAGCACGTGTTGGTCGAAAAACCGCTGGCGCGGACCTCGGACCAAGTCGGTCGACTGATCGAGGAAGCGCAGCGGCGCAATCTAATCCTTATGGTCGATCACACGTTCGTCTACACGCCGGCTGTGCAGAAGATTCGCCAGCTCATTTGCGAAGACGCGTTGGGAGAGATCCTGTATTACAACAGCAATCGGGCAAGCCTCGGTCTCTTCCAGGATGACGTCAACGTGATCTGGGATCTCGCTGTTCACGACGTATCGATCATTCAGCACATCTTGAAGAAAGCGCCAGTCGCCGTTTCGGCGACGGGGGCGACGCACGTTCACGGTACACCGGAGAACATGGCCCATGTGACGCTATTCTTCGAAAACAGCTGTGTGGCGCACATTAATGTCAATTGGCTTTCTCCAATTAAAGTTAGGCAGATATTCATTGGCGGCAGTCGCAAGATGATCGTGTACGATGATCTTGAACCCACCGAAAAAATCAAGGTGTATGACAAGGGCATCACCGTTGATCGGTCAGCGCAAGCCGCGCACCAGCTTCGGATCGGCTATCGAGCCGGCGACATGTGGGCGCCACATCTGGGTGCAAGCGAGGCACTCAGTATCGAAGCGCAGCATTTCATCGATAGCATCCATGAGGGAAGCAGTCCTATAACCAGCGGAACTACCGGATTGCAGGTAGTTCAGATCTTGGAGGCAGCTTCTCGCTCTATTGTGGCGCAAGGCAATCCCGTTCGCTTGAACTCTCTTGGGAAGGCAAAGGCGCTTGCCGGCTGA
- a CDS encoding lipopolysaccharide biosynthesis protein, with translation MFGARVSHTVEEAEQQYESKSRQLYLGTKMTSVQRSVLFSAADRYGNVVLFFIATAVLSRLLTPGEFGVYAFVSAVTAVIGASFQEFGGANYLIQKPELSRSDVRSAFTVTFGISAAIAVLLFLLAGPLSQLLALEGLKRGIEVSALNFLLFPFSGTISALLRRDMKFGALAVCRLIANATIAVVSIALGVAGFSYMAPIWGGVAGNMILAIMLLVRHRNFGALRPSLLEYREVVGFGLYSSGVSVINTFYNLAPQLFIARILDFSSVGLYSRAINLTQVFDRFVAEVLNPVILPAIAARRKAGEDLKTVYLEAIELLSVVQWPLLLFVAIMARPIISVWLGETWLEVVPLVRLLCIANMALFAGCLSYPVLVAAGSVRNALISSFIALPPSLLVILCASFFNVQAVAASALFTLPFQAAVAIFFIGRHIGLRPMDIARVLRKSSFVTAATALGVAGCAALTEAGILTSLAGLVLAFLAAALCWWLGLLLTGHPLLRQLHFFAAGLARVAPKLRPSRSAM, from the coding sequence GTGTTCGGCGCGCGCGTCTCGCACACGGTCGAGGAAGCGGAACAGCAGTATGAGTCCAAAAGCCGGCAATTGTACCTCGGAACGAAAATGACTTCAGTACAGCGCTCCGTTTTGTTTTCAGCAGCCGACCGGTACGGCAACGTTGTGTTATTCTTTATTGCGACCGCGGTTCTCTCGCGCCTGCTGACGCCAGGAGAATTCGGAGTCTATGCCTTCGTCAGCGCCGTCACGGCCGTTATTGGAGCATCCTTTCAGGAGTTCGGGGGGGCGAATTATCTGATCCAGAAGCCCGAACTGTCCCGCTCAGACGTTCGCTCGGCTTTCACCGTGACATTCGGAATCTCGGCGGCCATTGCTGTTCTCCTGTTCCTCCTAGCCGGGCCGCTATCACAATTGCTCGCGCTGGAGGGCTTGAAGAGAGGCATCGAGGTTTCCGCGTTGAATTTTCTGCTGTTCCCCTTCTCCGGGACCATATCCGCTCTCTTGCGCCGAGACATGAAATTCGGCGCGCTCGCCGTCTGCAGGCTCATCGCGAATGCAACGATCGCCGTGGTTTCGATCGCGCTTGGGGTGGCGGGTTTCAGCTACATGGCCCCCATATGGGGCGGCGTCGCGGGGAATATGATCCTGGCTATCATGCTGCTGGTCAGACATCGAAACTTCGGTGCACTGCGCCCGTCCCTGCTGGAGTACCGTGAGGTCGTCGGCTTTGGCCTCTATTCCAGCGGGGTGAGTGTCATCAATACGTTCTACAATCTCGCGCCTCAACTGTTCATCGCGAGAATTCTCGATTTCTCGTCAGTGGGTCTGTACAGCCGCGCGATCAACTTGACTCAGGTTTTTGACAGGTTCGTTGCGGAGGTATTGAACCCGGTCATCCTGCCGGCGATTGCCGCAAGGCGCAAAGCCGGAGAAGACTTGAAGACGGTGTACCTCGAGGCCATCGAGCTACTTTCGGTCGTGCAATGGCCACTCCTGTTGTTCGTGGCGATTATGGCGCGACCGATCATCTCGGTCTGGCTAGGCGAGACTTGGCTGGAGGTCGTGCCTCTGGTGCGTCTGCTCTGCATCGCGAACATGGCGCTTTTTGCAGGATGCTTGAGTTATCCGGTTCTTGTAGCTGCTGGAAGCGTGCGCAACGCGTTGATCTCCTCTTTCATTGCTCTTCCGCCGTCGCTTCTCGTAATTTTGTGCGCATCCTTCTTCAATGTGCAAGCTGTCGCTGCATCTGCTCTTTTTACCTTACCGTTCCAGGCTGCAGTCGCGATCTTCTTCATCGGGCGGCACATAGGCCTCAGGCCAATGGATATTGCTCGCGTGTTGAGGAAGAGTAGTTTCGTCACGGCTGCAACTGCGCTCGGAGTCGCCGGCTGTGCGGCGCTAACGGAAGCAGGAATATTGACATCCCTTGCCGGTCTGGTCTTGGCATTTTTGGCTGCGGCGCTTTGCTGGTGGCTTGGGCTGCTACTGACTGGCCATCCGCTGCTGCGTCAGCTTCATTTTTTTGCAGCTGGTCTGGCCCGCGTTGCGCCAAAACTGAGGCCATCGCGTTCAGCCATGTAA
- a CDS encoding acyltransferase, with the protein MPITEDVKLGSDVRIFHPELVNLYGCVVGDETRIGAFVEIQAGAKIGARCKISSHSFICEGVAIEDEVFVGHGVMFTNDKFPKATTADGRPQQASDWTLQRTHVGRGASIGSNATILCGVTIGAGACVGAGAVVTKDIPPGAIVAGVPARALPAADDSGRSGRGC; encoded by the coding sequence ATGCCTATTACGGAGGATGTAAAACTTGGCAGCGACGTCAGGATATTTCATCCGGAACTGGTCAACCTCTACGGCTGCGTCGTGGGCGACGAGACCAGGATCGGGGCTTTCGTCGAGATCCAGGCGGGGGCAAAAATCGGCGCGCGTTGCAAGATATCGTCGCACAGCTTCATCTGCGAGGGTGTCGCGATCGAGGACGAAGTGTTCGTTGGTCATGGCGTGATGTTCACGAACGACAAATTTCCGAAGGCGACAACCGCGGATGGTCGTCCTCAGCAAGCGTCGGACTGGACGCTGCAGCGCACTCATGTCGGCAGGGGAGCGTCTATCGGCTCGAATGCCACCATTCTATGCGGTGTGACGATCGGTGCGGGTGCCTGCGTAGGCGCGGGTGCGGTGGTGACGAAGGACATTCCGCCCGGTGCCATCGTCGCCGGAGTTCCCGCTCGGGCTCTGCCCGCAGCCGACGACAGCGGCAGGAGCGGTCGCGGCTGCTGA
- a CDS encoding DegT/DnrJ/EryC1/StrS family aminotransferase gives MIPFLDLKEQYSQIKPEIDAAVARVVSSGHFVLGPEVTAFEERFADYCKTAHCRAVNSGTSALHLALLAAGVGPGDEVITVSMTFVATTAAILYSGAKPVFVDVDPVTWTMDPGLIEAAITPRTKAILPVHLHGLMSDMDPIMEIARRYGLVVIEDAAQAHGAEYRGRRAGSIGDLGCFSFYPGKNLGAFGEGGAVVTDRPEFARRVSLLRDWGQEAKYDHVIPGYNYRMDEIQSAILNVKLDYLERWTEARRSLAERYNELLSELPFARPRPPSHSRHVYHVYSIRLQRRDDALTSLRDASIGAGIHYPIPVHLQKAYAELGYQAGDLPVTEMLANDFLSLPIYPELLPDRATEVVSTLRSAGALRPSEAVNNQAGQSQSVTTRSCNRRAS, from the coding sequence TTGATACCCTTCCTGGACCTGAAAGAGCAATATAGCCAGATCAAGCCGGAAATCGACGCCGCGGTGGCGAGGGTTGTCAGCAGCGGGCACTTTGTGCTCGGACCCGAGGTTACAGCCTTCGAGGAACGCTTTGCGGATTATTGCAAGACCGCCCATTGCCGGGCGGTGAACAGCGGTACTTCGGCGCTTCACCTTGCCTTGCTGGCGGCGGGCGTCGGACCCGGTGACGAGGTCATCACAGTATCCATGACGTTCGTCGCGACTACCGCGGCCATTCTCTACAGCGGCGCCAAGCCCGTGTTCGTCGACGTTGACCCGGTCACATGGACGATGGATCCCGGCTTGATCGAAGCGGCGATAACACCGCGAACCAAAGCCATTCTGCCGGTTCATCTTCACGGCCTGATGTCCGACATGGATCCCATCATGGAGATCGCGCGGCGCTACGGTCTGGTCGTCATTGAGGACGCTGCGCAGGCGCACGGCGCGGAGTACCGGGGACGCCGCGCAGGCTCGATCGGAGATCTGGGGTGCTTCAGCTTTTACCCGGGCAAGAATCTGGGAGCATTCGGCGAGGGGGGAGCCGTCGTGACTGATCGGCCTGAATTCGCGCGCCGCGTGTCGCTGCTGCGGGATTGGGGGCAGGAGGCGAAATACGACCACGTCATTCCCGGATACAATTATCGCATGGACGAGATCCAGAGCGCGATACTGAATGTCAAGTTGGACTACCTCGAACGCTGGACCGAGGCCCGCCGATCGCTCGCAGAACGATACAACGAACTGCTTTCTGAGCTCCCATTCGCGCGTCCGCGGCCGCCCTCGCACTCCCGCCACGTGTATCATGTCTATTCGATCAGATTGCAGCGGCGCGACGACGCGCTCACATCATTGCGCGACGCCAGCATCGGCGCAGGGATTCACTATCCCATTCCGGTGCATCTGCAGAAGGCCTATGCTGAACTCGGTTATCAGGCCGGTGATCTGCCGGTAACCGAGATGCTTGCGAACGACTTTCTCTCCCTTCCCATTTATCCGGAGCTGCTGCCGGACCGGGCGACCGAAGTTGTCTCCACGTTGAGGAGCGCCGGAGCATTGCGACCTAGCGAAGCCGTCAACAACCAAGCCGGGCAATCACAAAGCGTCACAACAAGGTCCTGCAACAGGAGGGCGTCTTGA